From one Bos indicus x Bos taurus breed Angus x Brahman F1 hybrid chromosome 7, Bos_hybrid_MaternalHap_v2.0, whole genome shotgun sequence genomic stretch:
- the REEP2 gene encoding receptor expression-enhancing protein 2 isoform X4 — translation MVSWIISRLVVLIFGTLYPAYSSYKAVKTKNVKEYVKWMMYWIVFAFFTTAETLTDIVLSWFPFYFELKIAFVIWLLSPYTKGSSVLYRKFVHPTLSNKEKEIDEYITQARDKSYETMMRVGKRGLNLAANAAVTAAAKGQGVLSEKLRSFSMQDLTLIRDEDALPLQGPDGRLRASPGSLLDTIEDLGDDPTLSVRSGTNQADPRTEISEDDTGDKAPKRVKPIKKVPKPEPPASKTLKTRPKKKTSAGGDSA, via the exons aTGGTGTCCTGGATCATCTCTCGCCTGGTGGT GCTCATCTTTGGCACCCTGTACCCAGCCTACTCTTCCTACAAGGCCGTGAAGACAAAAAACGTGAAGGAATAT GTGAAATGGATGATGTACTGGATCGTCTTTGCCTTCTTCACCACTGCCGAGACACTCACAGATATCGTGCTCTCCTG GTTCCCCTTCTACTTTGAGCTCAAGATCGCCTTTGTGATATGGCTGCTGTCCCCTTATACCAAAGGCTCCAGCGTGCTCTACCGCAAGTTCGTGCACCCAACCCTGTCCAACAAAGAGAAG GAGATCGACGAGTACATTACACAGGCCCGAGACAAGAGCTATGAGACCATGATGAGGGTGGGCAAGAGGGGTCTGAATCTGGCCGCCAATGCCGCAGTCACGGCTGCTGCCAAG GGCCAGGGGGTGCTATCAGAGAAGCTCCGAAGCTTCAGCATGCAGGACTTGACCCTGATCCGGGACGAGGACGCGCTGCCCCTGCAGGGGCCTGATGGCCGCCTCAGAGCCAGCCCTGGCAGCCTCCTGGACACCATTGAAGACCTGG GAGATGACCCCACCCTGAGCGTAAGGTCAGGCACCAACCAGGCAGATCCCCGGACAGAGATCTCTGAGGATGACACGGGAGACAAGGCCCCTAAGAGGGTCAAACCCATCAAAAAAGTGCCCAAACCCGAG CCACCGGCTTCCAAGACGCTGAAGACCCGGCCCAAGAAGAAGACCTCCGCAGGGGGTGACTCAGCTTGa
- the REEP2 gene encoding receptor expression-enhancing protein 2 isoform X5: MVSWIISRLVVLIFGTLYPAYSSYKAVKTKNVKEYVKWMMYWIVFAFFTTAETLTDIVLSWFPFYFELKIAFVIWLLSPYTKGSSVLYRKFVHPTLSNKEKEIDEYITQARDKSYETMMRVGKRGLNLAANAAVTAAAKGVLSEKLRSFSMQDLTLIRDEDALPLQGPDGRLRASPGSLLDTIEDLGDDPTLSVRSGTNQADPRTEISEDDTGDKAPKRVKPIKKVPKPEPPASKTLKTRPKKKTSAGGDSA, encoded by the exons aTGGTGTCCTGGATCATCTCTCGCCTGGTGGT GCTCATCTTTGGCACCCTGTACCCAGCCTACTCTTCCTACAAGGCCGTGAAGACAAAAAACGTGAAGGAATAT GTGAAATGGATGATGTACTGGATCGTCTTTGCCTTCTTCACCACTGCCGAGACACTCACAGATATCGTGCTCTCCTG GTTCCCCTTCTACTTTGAGCTCAAGATCGCCTTTGTGATATGGCTGCTGTCCCCTTATACCAAAGGCTCCAGCGTGCTCTACCGCAAGTTCGTGCACCCAACCCTGTCCAACAAAGAGAAG GAGATCGACGAGTACATTACACAGGCCCGAGACAAGAGCTATGAGACCATGATGAGGGTGGGCAAGAGGGGTCTGAATCTGGCCGCCAATGCCGCAGTCACGGCTGCTGCCAAG GGGGTGCTATCAGAGAAGCTCCGAAGCTTCAGCATGCAGGACTTGACCCTGATCCGGGACGAGGACGCGCTGCCCCTGCAGGGGCCTGATGGCCGCCTCAGAGCCAGCCCTGGCAGCCTCCTGGACACCATTGAAGACCTGG GAGATGACCCCACCCTGAGCGTAAGGTCAGGCACCAACCAGGCAGATCCCCGGACAGAGATCTCTGAGGATGACACGGGAGACAAGGCCCCTAAGAGGGTCAAACCCATCAAAAAAGTGCCCAAACCCGAG CCACCGGCTTCCAAGACGCTGAAGACCCGGCCCAAGAAGAAGACCTCCGCAGGGGGTGACTCAGCTTGa